One Triticum dicoccoides isolate Atlit2015 ecotype Zavitan chromosome 5B, WEW_v2.0, whole genome shotgun sequence genomic window carries:
- the LOC119306707 gene encoding receptor-like protein EIX2 — translation MSTSTSTGTIFSQLLLLLLVVPPSTATATTHGRAACLPRERDALLAFKRAITSDPAGQLASWRPGAGGHEDCCRWRDVRCSNRTGHVLQLRLRHTHSGDCVGISCAMPAMAGQISPSLLSLQHLAHLDLSVQLLQGRTGRVPEFLGSLSNLRCLDLSCLPPQLGNLSKLRHLDLSQNEDANLSEQL, via the coding sequence ATGAGCACGAGCACCAGCACCGGCACGATTTTCAGTCAGTTGCTGCTGCTCCTCCTAGTCGTGCCTccatccaccgccaccgccaccacccatGGCCGCGCTGCCTGCCTGCCGCGGGAGCGTGATGCGCTGCTGGCTTTCAAGCGGGCCATCACCAGCGACCCCGCGGGCCAGCTCGCCTCATGGCGGCCTGGCGCGGGCGGCCACGAGGACTGCTGCCGCTGGAGGGACGTCCGGTGCAGCAACCGCACCGGCCATGTCCTTCAGCTCCGTCTCCGCCACACGCACAGCGGCGACTGCGTCGGAATCAGCTGCGCCATGCCGGCCATGGCCGGCCAGATAAGTCCCTCCCTGCTCTCCTTGCAGCACCTAGCGCACCTTGATCTCAGCGTGCAGCTGCTCCAGGGGCGCACCGGCCGCGTGCCCGAGTTCCTCGGCTCTCTCAGCAACCTGAGGTGTCTCGACCTCTCCTGCCTGCCGCCCCAGCTCGGCAACCTCTCCAAGTTGCGCCATCTTGACCTCTCACAAAACGAGGATGCCAACCTCTCAGAGCAACTCTAA